The Candidatus Bathyarchaeota archaeon genome window below encodes:
- a CDS encoding Zn-ribbon domain-containing OB-fold protein — protein sequence MSEMPTLRSRPLNIIYNIPISKTLKFWEGIKEGKIYTTKCKKCGKLYFPPVGDCANCLSSDMEWVELSGEGEIETFTHVIVKPASFQNEPPYTVAIARLKEGVRALAWLTGVKKKDVKVGLKVKLVAKVTPEGRLTYEFKPIQ from the coding sequence ATGAGTGAAATGCCAACCTTGCGTTCAAGACCCCTAAACATAATCTACAACATACCGATAAGCAAGACGCTAAAATTTTGGGAAGGAATAAAAGAAGGGAAAATTTACACAACAAAATGCAAGAAATGCGGAAAACTATATTTTCCGCCAGTAGGCGACTGCGCAAATTGTCTCTCATCTGACATGGAATGGGTTGAACTCAGCGGCGAGGGAGAAATAGAAACCTTCACTCATGTAATTGTTAAGCCAGCAAGCTTCCAAAACGAACCTCCCTACACAGTGGCTATTGCAAGACTTAAAGAGGGAGTTAGAGCCCTAGCATGGCTAACAGGTGTAAAAAAGAAAGACGTAAAAGTCGGCTTAAAAGTTAAACTAGTCGCAAAAGTCACCCCTGAAGGAAGGCTTACATACGAGTTTAAACCAATCCAATAA
- a CDS encoding 3-hydroxyacyl-CoA dehydrogenase, with product MVEVKRIAVVGAGMMGHGIAQVFAMKGYEVKLLDINEEILKKAMQSIEWSLNKFVEKRRIRKEDADAALSRIKTTTAYEEAAKDIDFAIEAVPENIELKKKVFAKIDEVAPPHTIIATNTSTLSITEMGNATKRPDKAVGMHWFNPPQLMQLIEVVKGDQTSDETVNTVMELSKKLGKTPILCKKDVRGFIVNRILGCVFNEAFWAYHRGETTKEGIDASAKYTGGFPMGWFELADFVGLDIAYEVGKVLYQAYGERFKPCTEVIEPLVKEGKLGQKTGEGFYDWSKGRPRIPFELSDEYDVERSWLVAINEAAWLVYEEVAEPESIDTGMKLGTGWPSGPCEYADRKGIDWALNGLKELHQKYNMEMYRPCPLLEEYAAKGWLGKKSGRGFYQY from the coding sequence ATGGTTGAAGTAAAACGCATCGCAGTAGTTGGAGCCGGAATGATGGGGCATGGAATAGCCCAAGTCTTCGCCATGAAAGGCTACGAAGTAAAACTACTAGACATCAACGAAGAAATATTGAAAAAAGCCATGCAAAGCATAGAATGGAGCCTAAACAAATTCGTTGAAAAAAGAAGGATAAGAAAGGAAGATGCAGACGCGGCTCTGTCAAGAATTAAGACAACAACAGCCTATGAAGAAGCTGCAAAAGACATAGACTTCGCAATAGAAGCAGTACCAGAAAACATTGAATTAAAAAAGAAAGTTTTCGCCAAAATAGACGAAGTTGCCCCTCCGCACACTATTATTGCCACAAACACGTCAACGTTAAGCATAACAGAAATGGGAAACGCAACGAAAAGGCCGGATAAAGCCGTTGGAATGCACTGGTTTAATCCGCCGCAACTGATGCAGCTAATAGAAGTAGTCAAAGGCGACCAAACAAGCGACGAAACAGTGAACACGGTTATGGAACTAAGCAAAAAACTTGGAAAAACCCCGATCCTATGCAAAAAGGATGTGAGAGGCTTCATAGTCAACAGAATTCTCGGATGTGTCTTCAACGAAGCATTCTGGGCCTACCACAGAGGAGAAACAACCAAAGAAGGGATAGACGCCTCAGCAAAATATACAGGCGGGTTTCCAATGGGATGGTTCGAACTTGCCGATTTTGTCGGCTTAGATATAGCCTACGAAGTAGGAAAAGTCCTCTACCAAGCCTATGGAGAAAGATTCAAACCATGCACAGAAGTGATAGAGCCGCTAGTTAAAGAAGGAAAACTAGGCCAAAAGACAGGAGAAGGCTTCTACGACTGGAGCAAGGGAAGGCCAAGAATACCTTTCGAGTTGTCAGACGAATATGATGTGGAAAGGTCGTGGCTAGTAGCCATAAACGAGGCGGCATGGCTAGTCTACGAAGAAGTTGCAGAGCCGGAAAGCATAGATACGGGAATGAAGCTAGGGACAGGGTGGCCATCCGGCCCATGCGAATATGCTGACAGAAAGGGGATAGACTGGGCACTTAACGGGCTTAAGGAGCTCCATCAAAAATACAATATGGAAATGTATAGGCCTTGCCCATTACTTGAGGAGTACGCAGCAAAAGGCTGGTTAGGGAAAAAATCTGGAAGGGGATTCTACCAATACTAA
- a CDS encoding archaeosortase/exosortase family protein → MSRRKATLKFIHIASILTPIIILFFVDFNSFNYTWKGRAYYLFFVWLFLLEVFLNWGKIRVNFERFSFLKIFLFVFPTFFVIWFHFLGLKQTVVDYGVQLKIPLIVTWSLSVEYVCLSILFLFLVLVLYGVKGSANFLVSHSFLFLIAIIYLVDTLYPFGAFTPFQALVPFTTSFASQILNLMGYKTSITSENGGVPVLALFKDNRLVCSYGIGWPCAGIQGLLIYTFTVVFFLRDLPLSFRKKAIIYSVGAVGAYTVNAFRIVLIYLITIEQGSNAAKVFHDIYGGLLSMSWIIAYIIIITIISQRLYLKSEEIKSKA, encoded by the coding sequence GTGAGTAGAAGAAAAGCAACGTTGAAGTTTATACATATAGCCTCTATTTTAACACCGATAATCATTTTGTTTTTCGTGGATTTTAACTCGTTTAACTATACTTGGAAGGGAAGAGCGTACTACCTTTTTTTCGTTTGGCTTTTTCTTCTTGAAGTTTTTTTGAATTGGGGTAAAATCAGAGTAAACTTTGAAAGGTTTTCTTTTCTAAAAATTTTTCTTTTCGTTTTTCCGACGTTTTTTGTTATTTGGTTTCATTTTTTAGGTTTGAAACAAACTGTAGTTGATTATGGGGTTCAACTTAAAATTCCTTTAATTGTTACTTGGTCTTTATCTGTTGAATATGTTTGTCTTTCAATTCTTTTTCTTTTTTTGGTGCTAGTTCTTTATGGAGTTAAAGGTTCAGCAAACTTTCTAGTTTCACATTCATTTCTTTTTTTGATAGCCATTATTTATTTAGTTGATACTTTATATCCATTTGGAGCTTTTACGCCTTTTCAGGCTTTAGTTCCTTTCACAACTTCGTTTGCGTCTCAAATTTTGAATTTAATGGGGTATAAAACGAGTATTACCAGTGAAAATGGGGGAGTCCCTGTGCTTGCACTTTTCAAGGATAATCGATTAGTTTGTTCTTATGGGATAGGCTGGCCATGCGCTGGTATTCAAGGATTGCTTATCTATACTTTTACAGTAGTTTTCTTCTTAAGGGATTTACCGCTATCTTTTAGGAAGAAGGCGATTATTTATTCTGTAGGGGCTGTGGGGGCCTATACCGTTAATGCGTTTCGAATAGTCTTAATATACCTTATAACAATTGAGCAAGGGAGTAATGCCGCCAAGGTTTTTCATGACATCTACGGCGGATTGTTATCCATGTCTTGGATAATCGCCTATATAATTATCATCACGATAATTTCCCAAAGATTATACCTCAAAAGTGAAGAGATTAAGAGTAAAGCTTAG
- a CDS encoding Lrp/AsnC family transcriptional regulator, translated as MKVKNGNLLLDDLDIEILRLLRENAKLTYTEIGRRLGVAHSTIYERIRKLEKYRVIEKYTIIVNANKIGRKFLTAVMTVYTDPKESENVAKKLAGYENVLEVSNSISEELLIIAKVIAEDQEKLHSFIANSVAPLPGVLRIRTSIITKKYKEESFPL; from the coding sequence ATGAAAGTTAAGAATGGAAATTTGCTACTTGATGACTTAGACATAGAAATATTGCGGTTACTTAGAGAAAACGCCAAGTTAACTTATACAGAAATAGGGAGACGGCTTGGTGTTGCACATTCCACCATTTATGAAAGAATCAGAAAGCTGGAAAAGTACCGGGTAATAGAAAAATACACAATTATTGTTAATGCGAACAAGATTGGACGCAAATTCCTAACGGCGGTAATGACTGTTTACACTGACCCAAAAGAGAGCGAAAATGTTGCAAAAAAGCTTGCGGGGTATGAAAATGTTCTAGAAGTGTCAAACTCCATTTCTGAAGAACTCTTAATAATAGCCAAAGTAATAGCAGAAGACCAGGAAAAACTTCACTCCTTTATAGCAAATTCTGTTGCTCCACTGCCAGGAGTCCTAAGAATAAGAACTTCAATAATAACGAAAAAGTATAAGGAGGAAAGCTTTCCCCTCTAA
- a CDS encoding aldehyde ferredoxin oxidoreductase family protein → MLKGGYAGKILEINLTDGNIKKVETENYFDSDLFIGGKGLAAYILWKELGKNVDAFSEENVLVFATGPLTGTLCPGTRMCIAAKSPLTGLFCDSYIGGHLGAELKFAGYDAVVVRGKSEKPVYLWVCDDNVEICDAKHLWGLDTFKVEDAIREERGDKAIRIACIGPAGEKLVRFAHINTERYRQAGRGGTGAVMGSKNLKALAVKGNGSISIYDVEEFIGLAKETHKAVLENETARARKRWGTARTIIFTSDQNLLPTRNFREATFEGAELLSAEVLEKKFWIKHKACHSCPINCGKLGVVRTGKYAGTVVEGIEYETLALMGANCGVSNHEAVAYANMLCDMLGLDTISTGNVIAFAMECFERGILTEEDTEGLKLNFGNEDAMIELVEKIAKREGIGNLLAEGVKRFSERLNVQSRSFAMHVKGLELPGYDVRASPGMGLAYVTADRGGCHTRAWPISYEISGKAPDGTIIQRYSVQKRASIVKMQQDKNTACDTLVACWFLKNAVGKERYVKMLNAATGMKLTVKEFLEVGERIWNLVRMFNIREGLKMEDENLPDRAFKDPIPEGIASGRKLRREQLETMLEEYYKLRGWDEKGVPRKEKLMQLGLNFVIS, encoded by the coding sequence ATGCTTAAGGGAGGATATGCCGGGAAAATCTTAGAAATAAACTTGACTGATGGAAATATCAAGAAAGTTGAAACAGAAAATTACTTTGATTCTGATCTCTTTATAGGTGGAAAGGGACTTGCAGCCTACATCCTCTGGAAAGAGTTAGGGAAAAACGTGGACGCTTTCTCCGAAGAGAATGTGCTGGTTTTCGCTACTGGACCGTTAACTGGCACTCTCTGTCCAGGCACCAGAATGTGCATAGCAGCAAAGTCGCCGCTGACTGGGCTTTTCTGCGACTCTTATATTGGAGGCCACTTGGGAGCGGAGTTAAAGTTTGCCGGATACGATGCTGTTGTAGTTCGTGGAAAAAGTGAGAAGCCAGTTTACCTTTGGGTTTGTGATGATAACGTTGAAATTTGCGACGCTAAGCATCTTTGGGGACTTGACACATTTAAGGTTGAAGATGCAATAAGGGAAGAAAGAGGAGACAAAGCCATAAGAATTGCTTGTATAGGGCCTGCTGGCGAGAAACTCGTAAGATTTGCCCACATTAATACTGAGCGTTACCGTCAAGCTGGAAGAGGCGGAACTGGCGCAGTTATGGGTTCTAAGAACTTGAAGGCTCTAGCAGTAAAGGGAAATGGCTCCATATCCATTTACGATGTTGAGGAGTTCATTGGATTGGCTAAGGAGACCCACAAGGCTGTTCTTGAAAATGAAACTGCAAGGGCGAGAAAACGTTGGGGAACTGCTCGAACAATAATTTTCACAAGTGACCAGAACTTGCTTCCAACTAGAAACTTTAGAGAGGCAACTTTTGAAGGGGCTGAACTGCTTTCAGCGGAAGTTCTTGAGAAGAAGTTCTGGATAAAACATAAAGCATGCCACAGTTGTCCAATTAACTGCGGAAAACTCGGTGTCGTCAGAACTGGAAAGTATGCTGGAACAGTTGTTGAAGGAATAGAGTATGAAACATTAGCCCTTATGGGAGCGAACTGTGGAGTAAGCAATCACGAGGCAGTTGCCTATGCCAACATGCTATGTGACATGCTTGGATTAGACACCATTTCAACCGGCAACGTGATAGCCTTTGCCATGGAATGTTTTGAAAGGGGAATACTAACTGAAGAAGATACTGAAGGCCTAAAGCTTAACTTCGGAAACGAAGATGCAATGATAGAGCTTGTGGAGAAAATTGCGAAAAGAGAAGGTATAGGCAACTTGCTCGCCGAGGGAGTGAAAAGGTTTTCTGAAAGGTTAAATGTTCAAAGCAGAAGTTTTGCAATGCACGTAAAGGGACTTGAGCTTCCAGGTTATGATGTAAGGGCTTCACCAGGCATGGGCTTAGCTTACGTAACAGCCGATAGAGGTGGATGCCACACAAGAGCATGGCCTATCTCCTATGAAATTTCAGGAAAAGCCCCAGACGGAACAATCATTCAAAGATATTCAGTACAGAAAAGAGCTTCAATCGTTAAAATGCAGCAAGATAAAAACACGGCATGCGACACCCTTGTCGCTTGTTGGTTCTTGAAAAATGCCGTTGGAAAGGAACGCTACGTTAAAATGTTGAATGCGGCAACTGGAATGAAATTGACAGTTAAAGAGTTTCTGGAAGTAGGGGAGAGAATATGGAATTTAGTCCGCATGTTTAACATCAGAGAAGGCCTAAAAATGGAGGATGAAAACCTTCCTGACAGAGCCTTTAAAGACCCCATTCCTGAGGGAATTGCATCTGGACGAAAGCTTAGAAGGGAACAGCTAGAAACTATGCTGGAAGAATACTACAAACTTAGAGGATGGGATGAAAAGGGGGTTCCAAGAAAAGAAAAATTAATGCAGCTTGGATTAAATTTTGTGATCTCGTAG
- a CDS encoding 4Fe-4S dicluster domain-containing protein, which translates to MPMAVVVDYKICTGCRLCEIVCSLRNEKKISTNLSRIRVNSFPPGIDVPVLCVQCDKAACIEACPQGALERDPKTQAVTVNVEKCVGCKLCVEACPAGAIFVDSRRNTVFKCELCGGEPECVKICPANALSLVKVPFDTRIFAKKAEEIAEELRELWMIPKEELTHA; encoded by the coding sequence ATGCCTATGGCTGTTGTGGTTGACTATAAAATTTGTACGGGTTGCCGTCTCTGTGAAATTGTTTGTTCTTTGAGGAACGAGAAGAAAATTTCAACTAATTTGTCAAGGATAAGAGTTAATTCCTTTCCTCCTGGAATTGATGTTCCAGTTTTATGCGTTCAATGCGATAAAGCGGCTTGTATTGAAGCTTGTCCTCAAGGAGCATTAGAAAGAGACCCTAAAACTCAAGCAGTAACCGTAAATGTGGAAAAATGCGTAGGCTGTAAGCTGTGCGTTGAAGCTTGTCCAGCGGGGGCCATTTTTGTAGATTCTAGGCGAAACACTGTTTTCAAATGTGAGCTCTGCGGAGGAGAACCTGAATGCGTTAAAATTTGCCCAGCAAATGCCCTTTCACTTGTTAAAGTTCCCTTTGACACTAGAATTTTCGCTAAGAAAGCTGAGGAAATAGCTGAGGAACTTCGTGAGTTGTGGATGATACCAAAGGAGGAATTAACCCATGCTTAA
- the cofE gene encoding coenzyme F420-0:L-glutamate ligase produces the protein MTPKIVNIIGLENFPLVKAGDDLAKIIVETAAKNNVQIENGDIIVVSQKIVSKAEGRIVKISQINPSEEALKLAEKIQRDPKLIELVLKETRRIIKASPEILIVEDKRGLICINAGVDKSNVPRDSYSLLPENPDESARKIKERIAELTGKNVSVVIGDTFSRPFRRGQVEFAIGIAGIKPFKDYRGQRDLYNNLLRVKNVAIADEIACAAELVMGQAKEAIPVAIIKNLERAETSEKSSIKELAISRREDLFKETL, from the coding sequence ATGACGCCGAAAATAGTCAACATAATTGGGTTGGAAAACTTTCCGCTGGTTAAAGCCGGAGACGACCTAGCAAAGATAATAGTGGAGACAGCCGCCAAAAACAACGTTCAAATTGAAAACGGAGACATAATAGTTGTTTCCCAAAAAATTGTCTCAAAAGCTGAAGGCCGCATAGTGAAAATCAGCCAAATCAACCCATCAGAAGAAGCATTAAAACTCGCCGAAAAAATTCAAAGAGACCCAAAACTAATAGAATTAGTGCTAAAAGAGACAAGACGCATCATAAAGGCTTCCCCAGAAATCCTAATCGTTGAAGATAAAAGAGGCCTAATATGCATAAACGCTGGAGTGGACAAATCAAACGTTCCAAGAGATTCCTACTCGCTTCTCCCAGAAAATCCCGACGAATCGGCGAGAAAAATTAAAGAAAGAATAGCCGAACTAACTGGAAAAAATGTTTCAGTCGTCATAGGTGACACGTTCAGCCGACCATTCAGACGTGGACAAGTTGAATTTGCAATTGGAATAGCAGGAATAAAACCCTTTAAGGATTATAGGGGACAAAGAGACCTTTACAATAACCTGCTAAGAGTGAAAAATGTAGCAATAGCTGATGAAATCGCATGCGCAGCAGAACTCGTCATGGGACAAGCAAAAGAAGCAATTCCAGTCGCAATAATAAAAAATTTAGAAAGAGCCGAAACAAGCGAAAAATCTTCAATAAAAGAACTGGCAATTTCCCGTCGAGAAGACCTCTTCAAAGAAACCCTCTGA
- a CDS encoding MBL fold metallo-hydrolase → MRIELFTVGPLFTNCYLVFCSKTREAIVVDPGFGREQEAREFLQKVFDKGLHVKYIINTHGHPDHTSGNGVLKRETGAPILIHELDASKLGDQRKPVYKMFGFEIYSPPADYFLKEGDKIEFGTAVLRVLHTPGHSKGSISLVGENCVFSGDTLFAGSIGRYDFPDSSFEEIINSLREKLMVLPENFVVYPGHGPITTIGEEKRNNPFLRGDFRGFL, encoded by the coding sequence ATGCGTATTGAACTTTTTACAGTGGGTCCCCTCTTCACAAATTGCTATCTAGTTTTTTGTTCAAAGACGAGAGAAGCAATAGTTGTCGATCCGGGCTTTGGCAGGGAACAAGAAGCAAGAGAATTTCTACAAAAGGTTTTTGATAAGGGTCTTCATGTAAAGTACATAATTAATACTCATGGGCATCCGGATCATACTTCTGGGAATGGCGTACTAAAGAGGGAAACTGGAGCGCCCATTCTCATACATGAACTTGACGCTTCAAAGCTTGGAGATCAAAGAAAACCAGTTTACAAGATGTTTGGCTTTGAAATTTACTCTCCACCAGCTGACTATTTCTTAAAAGAAGGAGACAAAATAGAGTTTGGCACGGCGGTTCTGAGGGTTTTACATACGCCGGGGCACAGTAAAGGAAGCATATCCCTCGTCGGTGAAAACTGTGTTTTTTCTGGTGATACTCTCTTTGCGGGGTCTATCGGCAGATACGATTTCCCTGATTCTTCATTTGAGGAGATAATTAATTCTTTAAGGGAGAAGTTGATGGTTTTACCTGAAAACTTTGTTGTTTATCCCGGCCACGGCCCGATAACCACTATTGGCGAGGAGAAGAGGAATAATCCTTTTTTACGGGGTGATTTCAGAGGGTTTCTTTGA
- a CDS encoding glycosyltransferase family 4 protein, translating into MTINVLVSSASYVLSDYLISSEGTTCLEIMKKLGKYGFTFEAIAGHVDVRKPPQNIKLHSICSIKASPSNNIFEKYLTHTEFITKSYFKAVKILKKQKIDIIHHMFPAVYNQTFSLLLILTKHLDKPFVFGPASAHFTKRPLDERILNKITSKLHRKTILKCLYLITITEQVKKLYSKLFNEDKILVIPLGVDTEIFKPSKNRKKCKENFEILFVGFLYKLKGVSYLIKSLKQVVHEEKNVKLRIVGEGPEKNRLKLLAQSLGLKDHVLFEGFVPHDKIVRYYQNCDIFCFPTLGEPFGKAVIEAMSCGKPVIASNRGGPKEIVEDGKTGFLVPPGKIEPLAEKILKLLRDKKLRRKMGKEARKRVLEKFSLEKVAESFRKLYFSLL; encoded by the coding sequence ATGACTATAAATGTACTAGTGTCTTCAGCATCTTATGTTCTAAGCGATTACCTAATCTCAAGCGAAGGAACAACATGTCTAGAAATCATGAAAAAATTAGGAAAGTACGGTTTTACCTTCGAAGCCATAGCCGGACACGTAGACGTCAGAAAACCCCCACAAAATATCAAACTGCACAGTATATGCTCAATCAAAGCCTCGCCCAGCAACAACATATTCGAAAAATACCTAACTCACACAGAATTCATAACTAAAAGCTATTTTAAAGCCGTCAAAATCCTAAAAAAACAAAAAATAGACATAATCCATCACATGTTTCCCGCTGTCTACAACCAAACCTTCAGCCTCTTACTAATACTAACCAAACACCTCGACAAACCCTTCGTTTTCGGCCCAGCATCCGCCCATTTCACTAAAAGACCATTAGATGAAAGAATCCTAAACAAAATAACATCAAAACTCCACAGAAAAACAATTCTAAAATGTTTATATTTGATAACCATAACAGAACAAGTAAAAAAATTATACAGCAAATTATTCAACGAGGATAAAATTTTAGTTATTCCTTTAGGAGTTGACACAGAAATTTTCAAGCCGTCAAAAAACAGAAAAAAATGCAAAGAAAACTTTGAAATACTCTTTGTAGGCTTCCTCTACAAGCTGAAAGGTGTTAGCTACTTAATTAAAAGCTTGAAACAAGTAGTTCATGAAGAAAAGAACGTTAAACTTAGAATAGTCGGCGAGGGTCCCGAAAAAAATAGACTCAAGCTCTTAGCGCAAAGTCTCGGGCTAAAAGACCACGTGTTATTTGAGGGATTTGTTCCACATGACAAAATTGTAAGATACTACCAAAACTGTGATATCTTCTGTTTTCCAACACTGGGTGAACCGTTCGGTAAAGCCGTAATCGAAGCCATGTCATGCGGAAAACCAGTCATAGCCTCGAACAGAGGAGGCCCAAAAGAAATAGTGGAGGATGGAAAAACAGGCTTTCTGGTTCCACCTGGAAAAATTGAGCCGCTTGCTGAGAAAATACTGAAACTTTTAAGAGATAAAAAACTGAGGAGAAAAATGGGTAAAGAAGCTAGAAAAAGGGTCTTAGAAAAGTTTTCTTTGGAAAAAGTTGCGGAGAGTTTTCGTAAACTGTATTTTAGTTTGCTTTAA
- a CDS encoding glycosyltransferase family 2 protein translates to MKCFIILPCYNEEENLEKLLKSIDETLQDNFPYHVIAVNDGSFDGTGKTLKKLSSKYPITLVEHSRNRGLSEALKTGLKTVLRKLSDEDYVVVMDSDNTHDPKYIPLMVHAASNFDVVIGSRYIKNGKQINVPPHRVLMSWTVNRLIGLLLKVNIKDFTSGYRCFKASTIKKLFNIFGEKLIESNGFEVSFEILLKTLACKSKIGEIPITLNYGLKNGQSKMKSLPTIFKYMRLLLNLKNKLRKIVRENESCRLFFPNFSV, encoded by the coding sequence TTGAAGTGCTTCATAATACTACCATGCTACAATGAAGAAGAAAATCTGGAGAAACTGTTAAAATCCATAGATGAAACCCTTCAAGATAATTTTCCCTATCACGTAATAGCAGTAAACGATGGAAGTTTCGACGGAACCGGAAAAACCTTAAAAAAACTTTCATCAAAATACCCCATCACACTGGTCGAACATTCAAGAAACAGGGGTCTCTCAGAGGCGTTAAAAACAGGGTTAAAAACCGTACTAAGGAAACTCAGCGACGAAGATTACGTTGTTGTTATGGATTCCGATAATACTCATGATCCTAAATATATTCCCCTAATGGTGCATGCAGCCAGCAACTTTGACGTTGTGATTGGTTCACGCTACATCAAAAATGGAAAGCAGATTAACGTGCCTCCACACAGAGTTCTGATGAGCTGGACAGTTAACCGCTTAATTGGACTTTTATTAAAGGTTAACATAAAAGATTTTACCAGCGGATACAGATGCTTCAAAGCCTCAACCATAAAAAAGCTGTTTAATATTTTTGGAGAAAAATTGATAGAGTCAAACGGATTTGAAGTCTCTTTCGAAATTCTCCTTAAAACGTTGGCCTGCAAATCCAAGATTGGAGAAATTCCAATAACTCTTAACTATGGATTAAAAAATGGCCAAAGTAAGATGAAATCCCTCCCTACAATCTTCAAGTATATGCGGCTTTTGTTGAATTTAAAAAATAAATTGAGGAAAATTGTCCGAGAAAATGAGTCTTGTAGATTATTTTTCCCTAATTTTTCGGTTTAA
- a CDS encoding glycosyltransferase family 4 protein, whose amino-acid sequence MLIFSIFFYPSRKITFWGGAEKRFFEFLKFLDGTEVKITVICPESSLEISGKNVRKVVVRRPLKVGSSSLMLNYLEWMIWSLKAVVTAFPLVLKGKPEMLFSPNNTLPNLFPAFFLKIFCRKPLCVTVHHFDFILKENSANFPFSLTKFFRNYRKVGYSLLISLLKALASKLMVEILKKADLFISVSGFTASLLEKSGVGREKILVSGNGINFRKISKLCKYSGKKTFDGVFVGRIAPEKGIYDLVDAWKKVIFKRKEAFLAIIGEGPELKNLRIKIKKLKLERKIHVFGGLPDEKMHKILCRSKVFVFPSRFEGWGIAVAEALACGLPVVCYEIPALKEIFGNCKTVFFVSKFNSTALAEKILEVLENFNCKKFGKTSQGFVKRFDWKKIFREDLKFLRQNLDKKSEVK is encoded by the coding sequence TTGCTTATTTTCAGCATCTTCTTCTATCCAAGTCGAAAAATAACTTTTTGGGGAGGAGCTGAAAAACGCTTTTTTGAGTTTCTGAAGTTTTTGGATGGCACGGAAGTTAAAATTACTGTTATTTGCCCGGAATCTTCACTAGAAATTTCCGGAAAAAACGTTAGGAAAGTTGTTGTTAGAAGACCCTTAAAAGTTGGATCGTCAAGTTTGATGTTAAATTATTTAGAATGGATGATTTGGAGTTTAAAGGCCGTAGTTACCGCATTTCCGTTAGTTTTAAAGGGTAAACCCGAAATGCTTTTTTCACCAAACAATACTTTACCCAATTTGTTTCCGGCATTTTTTCTCAAAATTTTTTGCAGAAAGCCCCTCTGCGTTACTGTTCATCATTTTGATTTTATTTTAAAAGAAAATTCCGCAAACTTCCCATTTTCCCTAACAAAATTCTTCAGAAACTACCGAAAAGTAGGATACTCCCTTCTTATTTCTCTCCTAAAGGCTTTAGCCTCAAAACTGATGGTTGAAATTCTAAAGAAAGCCGACCTATTCATTTCTGTTTCAGGATTTACTGCTTCACTGCTGGAGAAAAGCGGTGTTGGTAGGGAGAAGATACTGGTCAGCGGAAACGGAATTAACTTTAGGAAAATTTCTAAACTCTGCAAATATTCAGGAAAGAAAACTTTTGACGGAGTTTTTGTTGGAAGAATTGCCCCTGAAAAAGGAATCTACGACTTGGTAGATGCGTGGAAAAAGGTTATTTTTAAAAGAAAGGAAGCTTTTTTGGCTATAATTGGCGAAGGCCCAGAACTCAAAAATCTAAGAATTAAAATTAAAAAATTAAAGCTTGAAAGGAAAATCCATGTTTTTGGAGGGCTTCCAGACGAGAAAATGCATAAAATTTTATGTAGGAGTAAAGTTTTTGTGTTTCCAAGCCGTTTTGAAGGGTGGGGAATTGCTGTTGCTGAAGCATTGGCATGCGGACTACCAGTAGTCTGCTACGAAATTCCCGCTTTAAAAGAAATATTTGGAAACTGTAAGACGGTATTTTTTGTCTCCAAGTTTAATTCTACAGCATTAGCTGAGAAAATTTTGGAAGTTCTAGAAAATTTTAACTGTAAAAAGTTTGGGAAAACTTCTCAAGGTTTTGTTAAACGTTTCGATTGGAAGAAAATTTTCAGAGAGGACCTAAAGTTTCTCAGGCAGAACTTAGATAAAAAGAGTGAGGTTAAATAA